From Mycteria americana isolate JAX WOST 10 ecotype Jacksonville Zoo and Gardens chromosome 4, USCA_MyAme_1.0, whole genome shotgun sequence, one genomic window encodes:
- the NOP14 gene encoding nucleolar protein 14 isoform X1 produces MGKAAKQKRKVSASSVAKGPVKSAMAMVKSNPFEVKVNRQKFDILGRKTKNDVGLPGVSRSKAIKKRTQTLLKEYKEREKTNVFKDKRFGEYNTKISPEEKMIRRFTLERQQNYGKKNIYNLNEDEELTHYGQSLAEIEKLNDIVDSDSDTEERGTLSAELTAAHFGGGGGLLRKKASSGQQDEEEEKPKSRKELIEEMIAKSKQEKQERQTRRESALELTEKLDNDWKEIQTLIARKTPKSERKDKEVEKPKPDEYDMIVRELGFEMKAKPSERMKTEEELAKEEQARLQKLEAERLRRMRGIDEQANKKKPSHLSADDLADGFILDKDDRRLLSYKDGKINIENEEEEEEQDKEEEEEEEGGKEDNENEESEEESANEDEEDGAADSHSDLESDLESEEEEAAGNKEQKKHKTNENESQNVEELDPKMEAAKSELPYTFAVPESYETFKSLLAGRTIEQQLIILERIQKCNHPSLAVGNKAKLEKLFGFLLEYIGELATLDLPELRTIDKLVLPLYNLCQMFPEAASDSIKFILRDAAHDMEEVIEVKGRATFPGLDTLIYLKITSLLFPTSDFWHPVVTPAFIYMSQLLTKCRITALQDVIKGLFICYLFLEYVYLSRRFVPELINFLLGVLHISLPKKQAQGYTVVHPFTPVGKNLELLLVCDKKDLESWQKQNLPLSIVTRLKETSRTEINHIRLSCLALCFDLIKKCAALYESLPSFHEIMHPVRILLTQHVPVNEYPEQMQEWYHTAVKELENKVKHYTPLICEKKKPVPLKQYTPKIVKVLEFGRKQGGSKKDQERKQLIRKHKRELKGAIREIRKDNQFLARMQLSEIMERDSARKRKVKELLGSLATQEGEWKAMKRKKGKN; encoded by the exons ATGGGGAAGGCAGCTAAGCAGAAGCGAAAGGTCTCAGCGTCCTCCGTAGCCAAGGGCCCTGTGAAGTCAGCTATGGCCATGGTCAAGAGCAACCCCTTTGAGGTGAAGGTCAACAGGCAGAAGTTTGACATCTTGGGGAGGAAGACCAAGAATGATGTGGGGCTGCCTGGTGTCTCACGGTCCAAGGCCATCAAGAAG cgtACCCAAACATTACTGAAAGAatataaagaaagggaaaagacaaatgTGTTTAAAGATAAACGTTTTGGTGAATACAACACCAAAATAAGTCCAGAGGAAAAGATGATCAGACGATTCACTTTGGAAAGACAG CAAAATTATGGAAAGAAGAATATTTATAATCTTAATGAAGATGAGGAATTGACTCATTATGGCCAATCTTTGGCAGAAATTGAAAAACTAAATGATATTGTTGATAGTGACAGTGACACAGAAGAAAGAGGAACGCTGTCAG ctgaattAACTGCTGCTCACTTTGGAGGGGGTGGAGGCCTCCTTCGTAAAAAAGCATCAAGTGGGCAgcaagatgaagaggaggaaaaacctaAATCTAGGAAGGAACTCATAGAAGAGATGATAGCTAAATCTAAACAAGAAAAG caagaGAGGCAAACTAGGAGAGAAAGTGCATTAGAACTCACAGAAAAGCTTGACAATGACTGGAAGGAAATCCAAACCCTTATTGCCCGCAAAACCCCAAAGTCAGAGAGAAAGGACAAAGAAGTAGAAAAACCCAAG ccTGATGAATATGATATGATTGTTCGAGAACTTGGATTCGAGATGAAAGCAAAACCTTCAGAAAGGatgaagacagaagaagaatTGGCAAAAGAGGAGCAGGCACGACTCCAGAAGCTGGAG gcagaaagacTACGTCGAATGCGTGGAATAGATgaacaggcaaataaaaagaaaccgAGCCACTTGTCAGCTGATGATCTAGCTGATGGCTTTATCCTGGATAAAGATGACAGGCGTTTATTGTCTTACAAG GatggaaaaattaatattgaaaatgaagaggaggaggaggaacaagacaaggaggaagaagaagaagaggaaggtgggAAAGAAGATAATGAGAATGAAGAAAGTGAGGAAGAATCTGCTAATGAAGATGAGGAGGATGGTGCTGCAGACAGCCACTCTGATCTTGAATCTGACCTTGAGAGTGAAGAAGAAGAAGCTGCAGGGaataaagaacagaagaaacacaagacaaatgaaaatgaatCACAGAATGTGGAGGAACTAGATCCAAAAATGGAAGCTGCCAAATCAGAGCTTCCCTATACGTTTGCTG TTCCTGAGTCCTATGAGACATTTAAGTCTTTATTGGCTGGAAGAACAATAGAACAACAGCTTATTATACTGGAGAGAATTCAGAAATGCAATCATCCAAGCCTTGCAgtgggaaacaaagcaaagttGGAA AAATTGTTTGGCTTCCTTTTGGAGTATATTGGGGAGTTAGCAACTCTGGATTTACCAGAGCTCAGAACAATTGACAAACTGGTCCT GCCATTGTACAATCTTTGCCAGATGTTTCCTGAGGCAGCCAGTGACAGTATTAAGTTTATCCTTCGAGACGCTGCACATGATATGGAAGAAGTAATTGAAGTCAAAGGCCGTGCAACATTTCCAGGTTTAGACACG cttatttatttgaaaattacatCTCTGCTGTTTCCAACTTCTGATTTCTGGCATCCAGTTGTAACACCTGCTTTTATCTACATGAGTCAGCTACTTACTAAG tgTCGCATCACAGCATTGCAAGATGTTATTAAAGGGTTATTTATATGTTATTTGTTCCTGGAATATGTGTATCTCTCCAGAAGATTTGTACCAGAACTCATCAATTTTCTTCTTGGAGTACTTCACATATCTCTACCCAAAAAACAGGCCCAGG GCTATACTGTAGTGCATCCATTTACACCAGTGGGGAAGAATTTAGAGCTGCTTTTGGTGTGTGATAAGAAGGATCTGGAAAGTTGGCAGAAGCAAAATCTGCCATTGAGTATTGTCACTAGGTTAAAGGAAACcagcagaacagaaattaatCATATCAG GTTATCATGTCTAGCCCTGTGTTTTGACCTTATTAAAAAATGTGCAGCTCTGTATGAGTCTTTACCATCGTTCCATGAAATAATGCATCCTGTCAGAATACTTCTTACACAACATGTGCCAGTGAATGAATATCCTGAACAAATGCAG GAATGGTATCACACTGCTGTGAAAGAGCTAGAGAACAAAGTAAAACACTATACCCCACTGATATGTGAGAAAAAGAAGCCAGTGCCATTGAAACAGTATACACCTAAAATTGTGAAAGT TTTAGAGTTTGGAAGAAAGCAGGGAGGCAGCAAGAAGGACCAGGAAAGAAAGCAGTTGATTCGGAAGCATAAACGTGAACTTAAAGGAGCCATTCGTGAGATTCGGAAAGATAACCAGTTTCTGGCTAGAATGCAACTTTCAGAAATCATGGAGAG agattcagccagaaaaagaaaagtgaaagagcTTCTTGGTAGCCTTGCTACACAGGAAGGTGAATggaaagcaatgaaaaggaaaaaagggaagaattaa
- the NOP14 gene encoding nucleolar protein 14 isoform X2: protein MIRRFTLERQQNYGKKNIYNLNEDEELTHYGQSLAEIEKLNDIVDSDSDTEERGTLSAELTAAHFGGGGGLLRKKASSGQQDEEEEKPKSRKELIEEMIAKSKQEKQERQTRRESALELTEKLDNDWKEIQTLIARKTPKSERKDKEVEKPKPDEYDMIVRELGFEMKAKPSERMKTEEELAKEEQARLQKLEAERLRRMRGIDEQANKKKPSHLSADDLADGFILDKDDRRLLSYKDGKINIENEEEEEEQDKEEEEEEEGGKEDNENEESEEESANEDEEDGAADSHSDLESDLESEEEEAAGNKEQKKHKTNENESQNVEELDPKMEAAKSELPYTFAVPESYETFKSLLAGRTIEQQLIILERIQKCNHPSLAVGNKAKLEKLFGFLLEYIGELATLDLPELRTIDKLVLPLYNLCQMFPEAASDSIKFILRDAAHDMEEVIEVKGRATFPGLDTLIYLKITSLLFPTSDFWHPVVTPAFIYMSQLLTKCRITALQDVIKGLFICYLFLEYVYLSRRFVPELINFLLGVLHISLPKKQAQGYTVVHPFTPVGKNLELLLVCDKKDLESWQKQNLPLSIVTRLKETSRTEINHIRLSCLALCFDLIKKCAALYESLPSFHEIMHPVRILLTQHVPVNEYPEQMQEWYHTAVKELENKVKHYTPLICEKKKPVPLKQYTPKIVKVLEFGRKQGGSKKDQERKQLIRKHKRELKGAIREIRKDNQFLARMQLSEIMERDSARKRKVKELLGSLATQEGEWKAMKRKKGKN, encoded by the exons ATGATCAGACGATTCACTTTGGAAAGACAG CAAAATTATGGAAAGAAGAATATTTATAATCTTAATGAAGATGAGGAATTGACTCATTATGGCCAATCTTTGGCAGAAATTGAAAAACTAAATGATATTGTTGATAGTGACAGTGACACAGAAGAAAGAGGAACGCTGTCAG ctgaattAACTGCTGCTCACTTTGGAGGGGGTGGAGGCCTCCTTCGTAAAAAAGCATCAAGTGGGCAgcaagatgaagaggaggaaaaacctaAATCTAGGAAGGAACTCATAGAAGAGATGATAGCTAAATCTAAACAAGAAAAG caagaGAGGCAAACTAGGAGAGAAAGTGCATTAGAACTCACAGAAAAGCTTGACAATGACTGGAAGGAAATCCAAACCCTTATTGCCCGCAAAACCCCAAAGTCAGAGAGAAAGGACAAAGAAGTAGAAAAACCCAAG ccTGATGAATATGATATGATTGTTCGAGAACTTGGATTCGAGATGAAAGCAAAACCTTCAGAAAGGatgaagacagaagaagaatTGGCAAAAGAGGAGCAGGCACGACTCCAGAAGCTGGAG gcagaaagacTACGTCGAATGCGTGGAATAGATgaacaggcaaataaaaagaaaccgAGCCACTTGTCAGCTGATGATCTAGCTGATGGCTTTATCCTGGATAAAGATGACAGGCGTTTATTGTCTTACAAG GatggaaaaattaatattgaaaatgaagaggaggaggaggaacaagacaaggaggaagaagaagaagaggaaggtgggAAAGAAGATAATGAGAATGAAGAAAGTGAGGAAGAATCTGCTAATGAAGATGAGGAGGATGGTGCTGCAGACAGCCACTCTGATCTTGAATCTGACCTTGAGAGTGAAGAAGAAGAAGCTGCAGGGaataaagaacagaagaaacacaagacaaatgaaaatgaatCACAGAATGTGGAGGAACTAGATCCAAAAATGGAAGCTGCCAAATCAGAGCTTCCCTATACGTTTGCTG TTCCTGAGTCCTATGAGACATTTAAGTCTTTATTGGCTGGAAGAACAATAGAACAACAGCTTATTATACTGGAGAGAATTCAGAAATGCAATCATCCAAGCCTTGCAgtgggaaacaaagcaaagttGGAA AAATTGTTTGGCTTCCTTTTGGAGTATATTGGGGAGTTAGCAACTCTGGATTTACCAGAGCTCAGAACAATTGACAAACTGGTCCT GCCATTGTACAATCTTTGCCAGATGTTTCCTGAGGCAGCCAGTGACAGTATTAAGTTTATCCTTCGAGACGCTGCACATGATATGGAAGAAGTAATTGAAGTCAAAGGCCGTGCAACATTTCCAGGTTTAGACACG cttatttatttgaaaattacatCTCTGCTGTTTCCAACTTCTGATTTCTGGCATCCAGTTGTAACACCTGCTTTTATCTACATGAGTCAGCTACTTACTAAG tgTCGCATCACAGCATTGCAAGATGTTATTAAAGGGTTATTTATATGTTATTTGTTCCTGGAATATGTGTATCTCTCCAGAAGATTTGTACCAGAACTCATCAATTTTCTTCTTGGAGTACTTCACATATCTCTACCCAAAAAACAGGCCCAGG GCTATACTGTAGTGCATCCATTTACACCAGTGGGGAAGAATTTAGAGCTGCTTTTGGTGTGTGATAAGAAGGATCTGGAAAGTTGGCAGAAGCAAAATCTGCCATTGAGTATTGTCACTAGGTTAAAGGAAACcagcagaacagaaattaatCATATCAG GTTATCATGTCTAGCCCTGTGTTTTGACCTTATTAAAAAATGTGCAGCTCTGTATGAGTCTTTACCATCGTTCCATGAAATAATGCATCCTGTCAGAATACTTCTTACACAACATGTGCCAGTGAATGAATATCCTGAACAAATGCAG GAATGGTATCACACTGCTGTGAAAGAGCTAGAGAACAAAGTAAAACACTATACCCCACTGATATGTGAGAAAAAGAAGCCAGTGCCATTGAAACAGTATACACCTAAAATTGTGAAAGT TTTAGAGTTTGGAAGAAAGCAGGGAGGCAGCAAGAAGGACCAGGAAAGAAAGCAGTTGATTCGGAAGCATAAACGTGAACTTAAAGGAGCCATTCGTGAGATTCGGAAAGATAACCAGTTTCTGGCTAGAATGCAACTTTCAGAAATCATGGAGAG agattcagccagaaaaagaaaagtgaaagagcTTCTTGGTAGCCTTGCTACACAGGAAGGTGAATggaaagcaatgaaaaggaaaaaagggaagaattaa